One region of Corallococcus silvisoli genomic DNA includes:
- a CDS encoding lysylphosphatidylglycerol synthase domain-containing protein, producing the protein MSNVHHEGARSGSGSAEGEGLSAAPCVWKRRLVTVLKPVFAMGGVSMLATMVHKAGASELKTTLVGAMPLLPWVVLIELGRQTCDATATRLSYGARARQVPLSVLVRAQLIGTAVSSMAPAGRAAAEATKATLLTPYTGGASATAAAATSQSASLGAGGLISFPCAVASFMLTGWSAFTVAMLVHGFVLLMASLGVRAGLRAKRLGAWMRRRCGRWGEHAEAFQASVCAGGLCPWRPMLAFLGSRALQVMQYAVLAHAVGIHATAVQALFTQGLYLVALAMGSLVPGQVGVTDGMFSLAAGAMGTTAAKAMSIALLAHSVQAVFVLAGTLTPLVWRPRKTKATGVPVGPPGLPSPVYH; encoded by the coding sequence CCGCACCATGCGTCTGGAAGCGCAGGCTGGTGACGGTGCTCAAGCCCGTCTTCGCGATGGGTGGCGTGAGCATGCTGGCCACGATGGTGCACAAGGCGGGCGCCAGCGAGCTGAAGACCACGCTCGTGGGTGCGATGCCATTGCTTCCCTGGGTGGTGCTCATCGAACTGGGCCGGCAGACCTGCGACGCCACGGCGACGCGGCTGTCCTATGGCGCTCGCGCTCGGCAGGTGCCGCTCTCGGTGTTGGTGCGTGCACAGTTGATTGGCACCGCGGTGTCGAGCATGGCTCCCGCGGGCCGAGCGGCGGCGGAGGCGACCAAGGCGACCCTGCTCACGCCCTACACGGGGGGCGCGTCCGCGACGGCGGCGGCGGCCACGTCGCAGTCGGCGTCGCTGGGGGCGGGAGGGCTCATCTCCTTTCCGTGCGCGGTGGCGTCCTTCATGCTGACGGGCTGGAGCGCCTTCACGGTGGCGATGCTGGTGCATGGCTTCGTGTTGTTGATGGCATCGCTGGGCGTCCGCGCGGGGCTGCGCGCGAAGCGGCTGGGGGCGTGGATGCGCCGGCGGTGCGGCAGGTGGGGTGAGCACGCGGAGGCCTTCCAGGCATCGGTGTGCGCAGGAGGGCTGTGTCCATGGCGGCCGATGCTGGCGTTCCTGGGCAGCCGTGCGTTGCAGGTGATGCAGTACGCGGTGCTGGCGCACGCGGTGGGCATCCACGCGACGGCGGTGCAGGCGCTGTTCACGCAAGGGCTCTACCTGGTGGCGTTGGCCATGGGCTCGCTGGTGCCCGGGCAGGTCGGCGTGACGGACGGGATGTTCTCTCTGGCCGCGGGTGCGATGGGGACGACGGCGGCGAAGGCGATGTCCATCGCGTTGCTCGCGCACTCGGTGCAGGCGGTGTTCGTGCTGGCGGGGACGCTCACGCCGCTGGTGTGGCGCCCCCGGAAGACGAAGGCGACGGGGGTGCCCGTGGGGCCGCCGGGCTTGCCGTCGCCGGTGTATCACTGA
- a CDS encoding molybdopterin oxidoreductase family protein, with protein sequence MSASAPPQVHFRTCNLCEAMCGVRIEVADGRITSIKGDDADPFSRGHICPKAVALRDLHEDPDRLRHPMKRTASGWERVSWEDALQDIGQRLHALQQEHGPNCVGAYLGNPNVHNLGSMMFGSGLLRALRSRNLFSATSVDQLPHQLVAHLMFGHQLLVPIPDIDRTRYMLILGANPLASNGSLMTTPDVRARLRAIQERGGKVVVIDPRRTETAAIADQHVFVRPGTDALALFSLLHLVLEANPHRMGRLAAFVEGLDAVAPLARDFPPERTAPHTGIAPDVLRDIARDLLAADGAVCYGRIGLSTQPFGSLCQWLINVLNIVTGNLDREGGALFTLPAFDLIGGPRALGVSRGGHGRWRSRVRGLPETAGELPVAVLAEEILTPGEGRIRALITLAGNPVLSTPNGTQLDTALGQLDFMVSIDPYLNETTRHAHYILPPVSVLERGHYDLAFHVLAVRNTAKYSPPVFQAAPDARQDWEILLELQHRLETLRHGRGPRALLKYQALKRLGPERILDLGLRMGPYGSRFHPFKKDGLSLAKLRAAPHGIDLGPLKPSLPGRLRHRSKRIQLAPELLVADVARLRAAFPDDAAPRDGELLLIGRRHLRDNNSWMHNVPGLVKGRPRCTLMIHPDDASRLGLAEGVEATVRSRVGEVTVPVAVTEDVMPGVVSLPHGYGHQRAGIRLKVAGAHAGASINDLTDDQALDAVSGNAAFSGTPVHVRLATT encoded by the coding sequence ATGAGCGCTTCCGCCCCGCCCCAGGTCCACTTCCGCACCTGCAACCTCTGTGAAGCGATGTGCGGTGTCCGCATCGAAGTCGCCGACGGGCGCATCACTTCCATCAAGGGCGACGACGCGGATCCGTTCAGCCGGGGCCACATCTGTCCCAAGGCCGTGGCGCTTCGCGACCTGCACGAAGACCCGGACCGCCTCCGCCATCCCATGAAACGCACCGCCTCCGGCTGGGAGCGCGTGTCCTGGGAAGACGCCCTCCAGGACATCGGCCAACGCCTCCACGCGCTCCAGCAGGAGCACGGCCCGAACTGCGTGGGCGCCTATCTGGGCAATCCCAACGTCCACAACCTGGGCTCGATGATGTTCGGCTCCGGGCTGCTGCGCGCCCTGCGCTCGCGCAACCTGTTCTCCGCCACCTCCGTCGACCAGCTCCCCCACCAGCTCGTGGCCCACCTCATGTTCGGCCACCAGCTGCTCGTCCCCATCCCAGACATCGACCGCACGCGATACATGCTCATCCTGGGCGCCAATCCGCTCGCGTCCAATGGCAGCCTGATGACCACCCCCGACGTGCGCGCCCGCCTGCGCGCCATCCAGGAGCGCGGCGGCAAGGTCGTCGTCATCGACCCGCGCCGCACCGAGACCGCCGCCATCGCGGACCAGCACGTCTTCGTCCGCCCCGGAACCGACGCGCTCGCCCTCTTCTCCCTGCTCCACCTCGTCCTGGAGGCGAACCCCCACCGCATGGGCCGGCTCGCCGCCTTCGTCGAGGGCCTGGACGCCGTCGCGCCGCTCGCCCGTGACTTCCCTCCTGAGCGCACGGCCCCTCACACCGGCATCGCGCCAGACGTGCTTCGCGACATCGCCCGGGACCTGCTCGCCGCCGACGGCGCCGTCTGCTACGGCCGCATCGGCCTGTCCACGCAGCCCTTTGGCTCCCTCTGCCAATGGCTCATCAACGTCCTCAACATCGTCACCGGCAACCTGGACCGCGAAGGCGGCGCCCTCTTCACCCTCCCTGCCTTCGACCTCATCGGTGGCCCCCGGGCACTCGGCGTCAGCCGCGGCGGCCACGGACGCTGGAGGAGCCGCGTGCGCGGCCTGCCGGAGACCGCGGGCGAGCTCCCCGTCGCCGTGCTCGCGGAGGAGATCCTCACCCCCGGCGAGGGCCGCATCCGCGCCCTCATCACCCTGGCCGGCAACCCCGTGCTGTCCACGCCCAATGGCACACAGCTGGATACCGCGCTGGGGCAGCTCGACTTCATGGTGAGCATCGACCCATACCTCAACGAGACCACCCGGCACGCTCACTACATCCTGCCGCCCGTGTCCGTGCTGGAGCGCGGGCACTACGACCTCGCCTTCCACGTGCTCGCCGTGCGCAACACCGCGAAGTATTCGCCCCCTGTCTTCCAGGCCGCGCCGGATGCGCGCCAGGACTGGGAGATCCTCCTGGAGCTCCAGCACCGGCTGGAGACGCTACGCCACGGACGCGGCCCCCGCGCGCTCCTCAAGTACCAGGCCCTCAAGCGCCTGGGGCCCGAGCGCATCCTCGACCTGGGCCTCCGCATGGGCCCCTATGGCTCCCGCTTCCATCCGTTCAAGAAGGACGGCCTGTCGCTCGCGAAGCTGCGCGCCGCGCCCCATGGCATCGACCTGGGCCCGTTGAAGCCCAGCCTCCCCGGCCGCCTCCGCCACCGCTCCAAGCGCATCCAGCTGGCTCCAGAGCTGCTCGTCGCGGACGTGGCGCGGCTGCGCGCCGCATTCCCTGATGACGCGGCGCCTCGCGACGGGGAGCTGCTGCTCATTGGCCGCCGGCACCTGCGCGACAACAACTCGTGGATGCACAACGTGCCCGGGCTCGTGAAGGGCCGCCCCCGCTGCACGCTGATGATCCACCCCGACGACGCATCCCGGCTGGGCCTCGCCGAAGGCGTGGAGGCCACCGTCCGCTCGCGCGTGGGTGAAGTCACCGTGCCCGTCGCCGTCACCGAGGATGTCATGCCGGGCGTCGTCAGCCTGCCGCATGGCTATGGCCACCAGCGCGCGGGAATCCGCTTGAAGGTGGCGGGCGCGCACGCGGGCGCCAGCATCAACGACCTCACCGATGATCAGGCGCTGGACGCCGTCAGCGGCAACGCGGCCTTCAGCGGCACTCCCGTCCACGTCCGGCTGGCGACGACCTGA